One window of the Manihot esculenta cultivar AM560-2 chromosome 14, M.esculenta_v8, whole genome shotgun sequence genome contains the following:
- the LOC110600421 gene encoding rubber cis-polyprenyltransferase HRT2, with amino-acid sequence MELFTGETPTLLGIMGRFIRKRLFNILSQGPIPSHIAFILDGNRRFARKNKLEEGDGHKAGFLSLLSALTYCYELGMKYATVYAFSIDNFRRRPNEVQYVMDLMLEKIKMIMKEESTLNSYGIGVRFKGNIKLLSEPLQIAAEKVMKATAHNSRFLLYICVAYTSTDEIVHAVEESCKENLNSTDQQELEKANGTANSVIPAEKMKPFSDIKLVELERNFYITEDVDVLIRSSGEKRLSNFLLWQATHCILYSPTALWPEIGFWHIVRAVVDFQRYHSYFDKKKKQL; translated from the coding sequence ATGGAATTATTCACTGGTGAAACGCCAACTCTTCTTGGAATTATGGGGCGTTTCATAAGAAAACGGTTGTTTAACATCCTATCACAGGGTCCCATCCCTAGTCATATTGCCTTCATATTGGATGGAAATCGGAGGTTTGCTAGGAAGAACAAATTGGAAGAAGGAGATGGCCACAAGGCTGGATTTTTATCTCTTCTGTCTGCACTAACTTATTGCTATGAGTTGGGAATGAAGTATGCTACTGTTTATGCCTTCAGCATCGATAATTTTCGAAGGAGGCCAAATGAGGTTCAGTACGTAATGGATCTAATGCTGGAGAAGATTAAAATGATCATGAAGGAAGAAAGTACCCTCAATTCATATGGAATTGGCGTACGTTTTAAGGGTAATATCAAGCTTTTAAGTGAGCCACTACAGATTGCAGCAGAAAAGGTTATGAAGGCTACTGCTCATAATTCCAGGTTTTTGCTTTACATTTGTGTAGCCTATACTTCTACTGATGAGATTGTGCATGCTGTTGAAGAATCCTGTAAAGAAAATTTGAACTCCACTGATCAGCAAGAACTGGAGAAGGCAAATGGAACTGCAAACAGTGTGATTCCAGCTGAGAAGATGAAGCCATTTTCTGATATAAAGCTTGTAGAGCTTGAGAGAAACTTCTATATTACTGAAGATGTTGATGTCCTAATTCGATCTTCTGGAGAGAAGCGTCTGAGCAACTTCTTACTTTGGCAGGCTACTCATTGCATACTGTATTCTCCTACTGCACTGTGGCCTGAGATTGGTTTCTGGCACATAGTGCGGGCAGTAGTGGACTTCCAACGTTATCATTCTTATTTCGACAAGAAAAAGAAGCAGTTGTAa